One region of Triticum aestivum cultivar Chinese Spring chromosome 6B, IWGSC CS RefSeq v2.1, whole genome shotgun sequence genomic DNA includes:
- the LOC123133370 gene encoding uncharacterized protein isoform X2, whose translation MVSGKAELNTDVPFTLDDGTGPVNFIRWCYIVLLWGNWCKIYTKTISSRGLEPSDTLRISSSCRCKVWRLVCVT comes from the exons ATGGTGAGCGGCAAGGCAGAGCTGAACACGGACGTGCCCTTCACGCTCGACGACGGCACCGGCCCCGTCAATTTCATCAGATG GTGCTACATTGTTCTTCTCTGGGGCAATTGGTGCAAAATCTATACCAAAACAATTTCAAGTCGAGGACTAGAG CCTAGTGATACTTTAAGGATATCGTCATCATGCCGGTGCAAG GTTTGGCGGTTAGTCTGTGTTACTTGA